CCGGTGTGCAAAAACAAATAGTTTTAAAAGTTGAAGGGGTTAAAAATCTAGTTTTGTCGACGAAGAGGAAAATTTGGACTATCGTATAAGTTGAAAGGGGTCAAAAAGGACTCGCCCTTTTAAGGTTTCGAGTATAGAACCCATGGAGATGAGAAAAATACTATGACGGTTTGTAATAACACACTCAAGGGAACATGAGACTATCTTAGCGATTCGGACTAGCACTCAAGAAAATGTGGAATTACTTTAGCGGTTTGAGTTAGCACTCAATAATATGCATTTCTTTGAGGTTCCATGAAAACCCCTATGATAATGAAATATATTTTTGGGGCTTCAATTTCGAGAAAATTGGATTTTTGTTATCTGATATAGTGGGTTTCGCAACTTTACCATCCCAATTGCTGGCTTCGCAAAAATACCAGCCCAAACATGTGTTTCTTGTTTTAGTTATCATTTTCTCTATTTCTCTCCTTTTTCCCTTTTTCTCCTAtattcaaaaaagaaagaaagaaaggacaAAAGTGCCCCTAGGCCATTTTTCACGTACGGGACCGGGGACTCCTTGTGTACTCTGTACTATGCCTTTTTCTCCAGATAACAGAACGACTAATTAGTGTATATAAGCTATTATTTGTTTGTTACCTCATGAATCAAAGAGCAAAATTCACCGCCGGTCCCTGAGCTTGATCGGCGGTGTCATCCAGGTTCCTAAACTTATAAAGTGACATCGgtgggtccctaaacttggcagatggtgtcatctaggtccctgAACTTTTAGGGTGATCACCGTTGGATTCTAAATTTGGCCAACGGTGTCATCCTAGTCCCTGAAGTTTCAAAGTGATCACCGCAGGTCTCTAAACTTGGCAAGCGGTATCATCCCTGTCCAAATATGATCTAACCTACTCTATAAGTTGGTGTGGCACGCTGACTATATGTTAGACGTGGATCCAACATGtgtcaattaatcaatcattatttatataatatttatcacaaaaatataaattatataaaataatttacatcaacaaaaaataaattaaagtattaaaataatttacaacaacaaatatattaggtttaaactaaaatagaaaaatactaaaattaatttagtatttatgtatcattaatagtatgaaataatattaaaattcttatagtattaaaagttttctctattaacagttacttctaattttaatattatttaaaagttttaatagtagtattatagaAGTAACTTTTCTCTTTTATTAATACTATAATACAATAATACTATTActtttaatagtagtattatagtattagaacttttaatagtagtattatagtattaaaagttttaataataatgttATAGTTTTAATAACAGAGAAAAGTTACTtctataatactactattaaaacttttaaaataatactaaaattagAAGTAACTTTTAATAGAGAAAACTTTTAATTCTATAGGTAACTTTTAATATTATTATATTTGGACAGGGATGACACCGCTTGTCAAGTTTAGGGACTTGTGGTGAGCACTTTGAAAGTTCAGAGACCGAGTTGACACCGTCAGCCAAATTTAGAGACATGCGCTTGAAAGTTtagggacctggatgacaccgtCTGTCAAGTTTAGGGACTCACAAATATCACTTTAGAAGTTAAAGGACCTGGGTGACACCGCTGACCGAGTTCAGGGACCAGCCTTGAATTTTGCTCtgaataaggccttgtttagttctaaaaagttttcccaaaaagtgctacagtagccatcacatcaaatcttgcgatacgtgcatggagcattaaatgtagacgaaaaaaactaattgcacagttttgttggAAATCGTGAGatgaatgttttgagcctaattagtccatgattgaatactaattgccaaataaaaacgaaagtgctacggtagccaaatttccaaatttcgcCCAACTAAACACGGCGTAAACAACCTGAACTTCAACTTGCTTCAAAACTATCACAGGTTCCCAGAATGCGCTGAACTGTTGGCGGTTTGTTGGCTGGACTTCAGCGGCTCCATAGAAAGCAGGATGCTATCAGAAAACACGCGCTACGCCGCCTACCTAGTGTTCAAGATGGACGATGACTGCTACGGCCTAGATTCTCCACTGCAGGTGGCATCAATCTACATTGGACAAGACGAGATATCATCCCACCCAGTCCGCCTGCAGAACAACATAGGCAACGAACAGAACGACGGCACCGAGGAAGGAGCTGCTCCTCGGCTTCCCCTGGAGAGGCCCGATGGGTGGATGGAGCTGGAGATAGGGGAGTGGGACAACCACGGAGGTGAAGACAAACAGGTTTGCGCAAGAGTGAGAGAGACCACGTATGGAGGCAACTGGAAGAAAGGCCTTATTTTGCAGGGATTTGAGATAAGACCTAAGAACTAATTGAGGGCAGATTGCTTGTAAAATCAATAGCCTATTTGTAGTGTATATATGAATGTTTTAGTGTTGTGGCACTCGATAGTTGAACTGTTTGAGTCatgcaaagtttgaattttttatgCTCCCAAGTCAAAACAAAGCAGTTGAGTCCGTTTGGTTGGGATACGAGATATAAGAAGTCACATTATGAATATTTAAGCACTGTGTGCAATGATAGGAAGTCATTCAATGGACTGTACAGTAATTCATCATTTTTTTAAGATCACCCACCTGAATTATATTCCACAGATCCCATATAACTGGTGGGTGGAGGGATAATTATCTAAAGAGTTGGCTTGGAGCCATGTTATAAACAATACAACAGCAGAGGTGAGGAAGCACATGATTGTAAGTTTGGGGAGCGAAGAGACTGAGCTGACCACCATGTGCAGCAGCGAGAAGAAATAGAACCAATGGAAATGAGGCTTGGACACCCAGATATGTGCAGTTTCAGAAGTGATGGGAGAGTAGGAAGTGAGCTTAGACATGGACATCCTCGAACCTTAAGTTCCAAAAGGGATGGAAGAGTAGGAATTTCTCTTAGAGCAGAACAATCTTCAATCTCTAATTTACGAAGAGCCGGGGATGCAGGAAACGTAGCCAAGTGATAACAGCACGTTAGCTTCAAAGTTATCAAACACCGGAATGGCCCCAATGGAAGGGAGCTCAGTTTAGGGCAAAGTGACAACCAAAGTGTGTTTAGGCATGGAAATTTCCCGGCATCTGCTCCAGACCATTCTGATCACTTGGGCATAATCACAAATTGCAATTCTGTCAATGATGGGAATTCTTTATCTCCTACAAGTAGCTGTGTGGAAGACCTCAGGGCGATACATTCCATATAACGCATATGGTGGACAGTGAGGTACTTGAGGGAACGTAGGCGCCACCAAGCTTTGGGAGTTGTTTATGTTCACCACGGCTTAATGTTATTCTCGTCAACATGGACAAGGAATCATTTTCCAACCATCTAGGGTATTTTCCAAAGTTGTACCGGAATATGCCCAGTTCCCCTATGTTGTGATGTGGTCGCAAGCTGTCTAGTAGTAATAGTTGATCGGGTGGTGTTGTCACATTCATATGCTCTGGACGCAGACCACAGAGACACTCATCTTCGTCTTCATTAAACCACAAACTTGATGATCGGAGGTGTTTTTTGCTCTGCAGCTGGGCTTCAATTGCATCTTCAACATGGCAAATTTTATTCAGTCCAGAAATACTCAGCTCTCTAATCTGATTGATGTTCCTCAGCTCTCTTATGTTGAAACTACAATGATGTCCGATACGCATTTGGGGCAAAGTATGCAAGCGAGTGCGAGTAAGCTGCCCAACTCCACTCAGTACTAGACTCTGCACGTGCAAGGTCCAGATAGAGGATCCGTAATAACGATCCATAATTAAGTGGCGTAGTAGTTTCAGAGACCCCACGCAATCTTGCAATACTAAGGCAAGGCTGCAGTTTTGACACAAGTCGAGTGCCCGCAACTTGTTACTGGTTGAAAATAGTGATTCTGGAAGTATAGTTTGTCAGAAGTTCGCCCGCCGGAAATTCGGATTGCCGGCGAGCTCTCT
This sequence is a window from Miscanthus floridulus cultivar M001 chromosome 10, ASM1932011v1, whole genome shotgun sequence. Protein-coding genes within it:
- the LOC136486836 gene encoding putative F-box protein PP2-B12, which gives rise to MEDIRLPADVLTSVMSRAATGPRAACIAAMVSPAFRSAADSDTVWSRFLPADLAPLVYPSPPPRSKKELFLRLSGTHVLLEDGLTSAWLHRETGAKCYMVAARAMHIVWGGSPQYWRWIPRQDSRFPECAELLAVCWLDFSGSIESRMLSENTRYAAYLVFKMDDDCYGLDSPLQVASIYIGQDEISSHPVRLQNNIGNEQNDGTEEGAAPRLPLERPDGWMELEIGEWDNHGGEDKQVCARVRETTYGGNWKKGLILQGFEIRPKN